Within Thermus sp. CCB_US3_UF1, the genomic segment CAAAGGCCCCCAGCTCCTCCTGGGGAAGGCCGGGGGCAAAGGTATCTAGGATCGCTTTCAGGTCCGGGTCCAAAGCATAGTGATCCTCGCCTTGGCTGTAGAAGCGGGCTTTCATGGGTACCTCCGCCCCCGAGGCTACCCCTGCGGCCCCGGGCGGGTCAAGGGGGCTTACTTCACAATCAAGTAGTTTGAAGTAAAATAATATGGCGGCATGGTCTGGGAGGTGCTGGGCCGCATCTGGCGCCTGCAGCGGGCCCTGAGGGAAGAGGCCGAGCGGGGCCTGGCCTCCTTGGGGCTTTCCGGCCTCGAGGCCTGGCTCCTTTGGGTGCTGAAGCGCCACCCCTACCCCTCCGAGGCCGCCCGGCGCATGGGCCTGCCCCTGCCCACCGTGAGCCACATGCTCCGCCGCTTGGAGGAGGGGGGGTTCGTGGCCCGCTCCCTGGACAGGGCCGACCTGCGCCGCTTCGCCTTCCGCCTCACGGCCAAGGGGGAGGAGGCCTTTCGCCGGGCGGAAGCCCTTATGGAGGAGGCCCTGGGCCGCCGCCTGGCCCGCCTGCGCCCGGATGAGGTCCAGCACCTCCTGACGCTTTTGGCCAAACTGGAGGAAACATGAACCCCACACCGCAAGAAGTCCGCTACACCATGGTGGGCATCCTTCTGGGGATGTTCTTGGCCGCCTTGGACCAGACCATCGTCTCCACCGCTATGCCCCGGATCGTGGGGGAGCTTAAGGGGGCCGAGTACTACGCCTGGGTCACCACCAGCTACCTCCTCGCCTCCACCATCTCCGCCCCCATCTTCGGCCGCCTCACGGAGCTTTTTTCCCGCAAGGCCATCCTCCTTTGGGCGGTGGGGCTTTTCCTCCTGGGCTCAGCCCTCTCCGGGCTTTCCCAGAACATGGGCGAGCTCATCCTCTTCCGCGGCCTCCAGGGGGTGGGGGGCGGGGCCCTTTTCGCCCTGGCCCTCACCACCATCGCCGTCCTCTTCCCGCCCCGGGAGCGGGGGCGGCTCGCTGGGGCCTTTGGGGCCATCTTCGGCCTTTCCTCGGCGGTGGGGCCTTGGCTTGGGGGACTCCTCACCGACCACCTTTCCTGGCGCTGGGTCTTCTACATCAACATGCCCGTGGGGGCGGTGGCCCTCGGGTTCATCCTCCGCTACATGCCCCGCCTGAAGCCCGCCCACCGGGAGCCCTTTGACTTCCTGGGGGCAGGGCTTCTGGTCCTCTGGACGGTGCCCCTGATGCTGGCCTTCTCCTGGGGGGGGAGCACCTACCCCTGGGGGAGCCCGGTCATCCTGGGCCTCCTGGCCGGGGCCTTGGTGGGCCTGGGGGTCTGGATCCTGGCCGAGGCCCGCATCCGCCACCCCCTCTTTGACCTCTCCGTCTTCCGCATCCCCACCTTTTCCCTCTCCGCCCTGGCCGCCTTCTTCTACGGACCGGCCTTCCTGGGGGCTGTGGCCTTCCTGCCCCTTTACCTGCAGGTGGTGAAGGGGGCGTCGGCCAGCCAAAGCGGGGTGACGGTCCTCCCCCTCACCCTGGGGGTGATGGTGGGGAGCCTGGGGGGCGGGCAGCTCCTGGCCCGGCTGGGGCGCTACAAGGGCCTTCTCTTGGGAAGCGCCCTGTTTCTCCTGGGCCTTTTCCTCCTCCTGCACTTCGTGTTGGCCGTGGAAACCCCCTTGTACCTGGTGGTCTTCCTCTTCTTCCTCCTGGGCCTGGGGCTGGGCCCCGCGCAGAGCGTCCTCAACATCGTGGCCCAGAGCGACCTCCCCCGGGAGCGCGTAGGAAGCGGCACCAGCATGGTCCAGTTCACCCGGCAGATCGGCTCCACCATGGGCATCGCCCTCCTGGGCACCGTCCTGGCCGGGAGCCTAAGCCAGCACCTGGCCCAGGCCTTCCCCGGGGGGAGCACCCCGGCCATGGCCCGGGCCGGGGAGGGGATGGCCCTGGACCTGGACCGGGAGTTTGCCCGCCTCGAGGCCCTCTTGCCCCAGGCCCTGGCGGGGGAGGAGGCCGCCTACCGGGCCCTGGTGCAAGACCCCTTCTTGCCCGCGGCGTACAAGGAGGCCCTGGAGCCCGGGGGGCTTCCCGCCCGCTTCGCCCGGCTGAAAGAGGAGGTGACCAAGGCCCTGGCCGGGGATGAGGCGGCGCGAGAAGCCCTTGCGAAGGAACCCTTGCTCCCCTCAGAGCTCAAGGCCCTCCTCCTGCCCGGAGGCCTGGTCCGGGGCACCCTAGACCTCCTGCAAAGGGCCTGGTCGGGGGATGGGGCGGCCCGGGAGGCCCTCCTGGCCACCCCCCTGGGGGCCGGGCTGAGGCCCCTCCTGGACACCCCTCCTCCCCCTGCCCTTCGCCCCACGGTCCTGGCCCAGGTGGAGGCCCGCC encodes:
- a CDS encoding MarR family winged helix-turn-helix transcriptional regulator, with the protein product MVWEVLGRIWRLQRALREEAERGLASLGLSGLEAWLLWVLKRHPYPSEAARRMGLPLPTVSHMLRRLEEGGFVARSLDRADLRRFAFRLTAKGEEAFRRAEALMEEALGRRLARLRPDEVQHLLTLLAKLEET
- a CDS encoding MDR family MFS transporter, whose amino-acid sequence is MNPTPQEVRYTMVGILLGMFLAALDQTIVSTAMPRIVGELKGAEYYAWVTTSYLLASTISAPIFGRLTELFSRKAILLWAVGLFLLGSALSGLSQNMGELILFRGLQGVGGGALFALALTTIAVLFPPRERGRLAGAFGAIFGLSSAVGPWLGGLLTDHLSWRWVFYINMPVGAVALGFILRYMPRLKPAHREPFDFLGAGLLVLWTVPLMLAFSWGGSTYPWGSPVILGLLAGALVGLGVWILAEARIRHPLFDLSVFRIPTFSLSALAAFFYGPAFLGAVAFLPLYLQVVKGASASQSGVTVLPLTLGVMVGSLGGGQLLARLGRYKGLLLGSALFLLGLFLLLHFVLAVETPLYLVVFLFFLLGLGLGPAQSVLNIVAQSDLPRERVGSGTSMVQFTRQIGSTMGIALLGTVLAGSLSQHLAQAFPGGSTPAMARAGEGMALDLDREFARLEALLPQALAGEEAAYRALVQDPFLPAAYKEALEPGGLPARFARLKEEVTKALAGDEAAREALAKEPLLPSELKALLLPGGLVRGTLDLLQRAWSGDGAAREALLATPLGAGLRPLLDTPPPPALRPTVLAQVEARLRGEAGALVARVGAGLKAAQAQALQEVPRQVLAQLEAVRAKVKGALMEGIVEALKRIFLFGAGFVALAVLAMAFLPNRELQAARPLPSVE